GCGCATCAGCAGCATGGCGATGGCCACGCGAGGCCGCCAAGTTGTACCACTTGTGCGCCTCGATGAAATTCTGGGGAGTGCCGTTGCCGGCTTCGTACATGCGACCTAGCATATACTGGGCATCGGCGTCTTCACCGCGGGCGAGCTCGCGGAATTCTTGAATGGCTTCTCGGTATTGCTGTCGCTCGTAGTTTCGCATGGCGTCGGCATAATCGGCGTTGGCTAGCGCGATGTGACCGGACAGTAGCAAGAGGAACACGAATCCTTTGATGATCATCACGGGGCGTCTCCAATAGAAGGTGGGCGGCATTTTAGTTACCGCCTCATTGCCTCACCGTGCTGTCTTGCCTGTCAACTATCGCCTCGCTTGTCTCAACGAAGTCCGAGAAAAGAAAGCACTACCAGCACGATGACGATTGCACCGACAATATACACAATATTGTTCATGTCGTTTTTCTCTATGGTGGGTTTTCGTATTTTGGGATGCGCCGCTATGGTTAGTATCGTAGTGGCGTAGCAATCCATGCGACGCGTGGGGCAACTTCTTGTACAGGCGGTTTCCTTGCCGTTCCTAGTGGCTAGGGTAGGTCATGGTGGGCTTTCCGGTCTGTGCGTTATCGTACATATCAATGGTGTGACCTTCCTCTATCATGCAATGACTTGCTTCTTTATTTCCCTGAGCGTGTCTGGGCGGTTGGTCTTTTTGGTTGTCCCATGCGTTCAGTCCAGTGTTCTCACCAGAGGAGTGTTGTCGAAATGACCCCACAAGCCGATCCTCGTCAGAATGCCTTGCTGGCAGCCTTGCCATTGGATGAATACCAGCGCCTGGCGCCCCTACTCGAACCTGTCGAGTTGACGCTAGGACAATCGCTTGCCGAGTCAGGTCAGTTGATGCGTTATGTCTTTTTCCCGACGGATTCCATCGTATCGTTGCTGTGCGTGATGGACGATGGGGACTCGACGGAAATTGCCGTCGTCGGCGACGAGGGTGTCGTCGGCGTCTCGCTGTTTATGGGCGGCGAAACCACACCGAGCCGCGCCATTGTGCAGAGTGGCGGCAGCGCCTATCGCCTCAAGGGCTCGTTGATGAAGTCCGAGTTCTATCGTGCAGGTCCCTTGCAAGACTTGCTGCTGCGTTACACCCAGGCCCTGATCACGCAGATGGCACAGACGGCAGTATGCAACCGGCATCACAGCCTGGATCAGCAGCTCTGCCGTTGGCTGTTACTGAGCCTGGATCGCTTGCCGACTAACGAGCTGCTGATGACCCAGGAATTGATCGCTAACATGCTTGGCGTGCGACGAGAAGGCGTCACCGCGGCGGCCAGCAAGCTGCAGAAGGCCGGCTTGATTTCCTATCATCGTGGGCGAATCTTTATTCTCGACAGGCATGGCCTGGAAGAACGCGTTTGTGAGTGTTACGAGGTCGTCAAGGATGAATACGACCGCCTGCTGACTTATCGTCGCCCTCCACGAGACAAAGGAATTGATGCGTCACCTCGCCTCAGGGCATCATCAAATTAGGCGCAAGGTGACTTGAGCTGGCACGCCCTGAGATGGGGGCACGATGTGCCCCCACAGGGTTAGGTGGGATCAATCGCGCTCGTACTTGGGTGAGTTACGCAGCGCGTCCTCGTCTATATCCGTGTAGAACACGGATTCGTCATCTTCCATGCTGTGCTCGATGTGGTCCCATCCAAGTCCAGCGTCCTGTCCGCCGAGTCCCAGGAAACCACTGGTTGTTATGATGACACCCACGATTTGGCCATCTTCACCGATGATCAGATCATTGATTTCGCCAACGTCCTCATCGGAACTGCGGTGTTTGATGGTACTGCCGATGACGTCGTCGGCGTAGAACGCACCTGCGGGTTTTTCGCTCATTTGCGCCTCGCCAGAACGCTGCATCTCGGTATTCTGCCCGCCGTTAGGCTCCTTATCGGCATTCTTTAGCACGTCGGAAGGCTGCTTAGTATCTTCCTGCTTGTCATCGTGTTTCTCAGCGATTGCAGCTGTGCTAAGTACAAATGCTGGCGCAATAGCGGCGGAAAGGATCAAACTGGTTAGCTTCTTCATCACTTTTTCTCCTTGATTTGACGACTTTCAACCGGACCCTTCTGGGTCTAGTGTGCAGTTCCTGATGCTTGGGAATGCGATTTTAGTTTGGGCAAACACGAATGATCTGTCGGTGTGTTACCACACACATAACTGTCGTTTTGTATTGGAGAAGTTGATACGGAATAAATGGTGCCGCTTATGTTGGAGACCGCACCGATAAGACCACTAACTTCAACTATCTTCAGACTTCAGAGCCTCACCCTGACGCAACATGAGTTGAGGGTGAGAAGCAGAACCCGAATAGAACCATTATCTGGAGGTCAGCTCATGGACAAGAATCAGGTCGAAGGTCGTGCGAACGAGGCGAAGGGAAAAGCCAAAGAGATGACTGGCAAGGTGACCGATGACAAGGGTACGGAGTACAAGGGTAAAGCCGAAAAGCATGTCGGCAAGTCTGAAGCCAAGCTGGGAGATATCAGTAGCCCGGGGGAAAAGGACTCAAAATCAGATGATAAGAAGAAATGAAAGCACTCATGACACACTCGAATCGTGGATGCGGTGCGGCTGATGAAAGGCTAGTTTCTGGTCATCCACTGAACAACCGAGTCAGGAATTTGACATGCCCGAGAACAGGCAGGACCCCCTGACTGGCCGAGCGAGTGTTTCCAGCCAGTACCCGCCGGTGGAACCGACTGATAAGCGTTTGTTCAACGCGGTTGAGCTTCGGTTGTTTCGTTACACGGCGGTACTTTTATCATCGGTCGTGTTGACTGCGTTGATTGGCACCATTGTGTGGACATTTGGCTGGCTACTGAGCACGTTCTACAACCTGCTTATGTCGCTAGCCATCGCCGGTATTCTCGCTCTAGTGCTCCATCCATTGGTGAAGCTTAGCGAGCGTTGGCTTTGCTTTCCGAGATTACTGGCCATCATTGCTGTACTTGCGTTGTTCTTCATGGGGATCGGCGGCCTGATTGTCCTGCTGGTTCCTATCCTGGTCACACAGCTTGTTCAGTTGATGACCGTTTTGCCTGACATTCTTGCAAGCTGGCAGGCACATTTCTCAACTCATTTCCCAGGCATAAGCTCCATGATCTCTACTAGCATGGAGAACAACGGTGAGGGCGAATCTCAATCTATGCTGCCAGGCCTGGAAGGTTCGAGTAAGACCATTTTGTCTTATCTAGGGATGCTGGCGACTCTAAGCTTTGTCCCTCTGTTCCTGTTCTTTACGCTGCTCTCTGGAAACTTGCTGCACAAGCAGGCCTCGGAACTTTTATCCGTCTTTCACGAGTCTACCCAGCGAAAAACACTCTATTTTATGGATGTTTTCGTGGGTTACATCACAGCCTTCTTTCAAGGTCAACTGCTCATCGCCGTTTGCATGGGTATCTTATATGCCACGAGCTTCACGCTGATCGGTCTGGATTTCGGAGTGCTTGCTGGCCTGGTACTGGGGTTGCTGAATATCGTCCCTTTCCTTGGAAGTCTAGTGGGCCTGCTGGTGGTCTTGCCCATGGCCTATCTGCAGCCGGATGGCGGCGTTGAATTACTGGTCCTAGCCGGGCTGGTGTTTGCGGGGGTGCAATTGATTGAAAGCTGGCTGCTGACACCGAAAATCATGGCCAACCGCTCGGGCCTTCACCCGGCACTCGTGGTTATTTCCCTGTTTTTCTGGGGCACAGCCTTGGGTGGCATCACCGGTTTGATCCTGGCGGTTCCACTGACGGCGTTCTTCGTTGCCATCTCGGGCGAGATCAAGACGAGCGTGCAACGCACGCTGAGCAATCGAGAAGAAAGACCATGAAGCCACCCAAACCCTTATTTACTCTTTCAGGTCCTCGCGTAGAGCCTGTTCCAGTTGCTTCGTTTCAGTGATATCGAGAAGGGTAATCACCACTCCATCAATCACATTGTCCAGCCGCCGATAGGGCATGATCCGCACCGTGAACCAGCGACCGTCAGTGGCGAGAATCTGTTTCTCAGAAAAGGCCAGAGTGCCCAGAGTGTTCAGGGCGTCGTCGTTGAGTTCCGGATATTGCAGTTTGGTAGTGAGATCACTGAGGGGGCGGCCAACATCGCCTTCGCGAATGTTGATGATCTTGGATGCCCGGTCAGTGAAGCGACGGAGATTCAAATTCTGATCGAGAAACAGAATGGCGATGTCGATGCTGTTAAGCAGATTATTCATGTCGCTTTGGGCGAGGGCGAGATCGTCGAGCTTGGTCTGCATTTCCGCGTTGATCGTTTGTAGTTCTTCATTCATGGACTGCATTTCTTCTTTCGACGTCGTCAGCTCTTCGTTGGTTGATTGCAACTCCTCATTGGTCGATTGCAACTCCTCGTTGGCTGATTGCAACTCCTCCTGAGACGCGCGGTTCTCCTCGCGCAGCGTCTGAATTTCATCCTGGTACTGTCGCAGCTCCGCGGCGTGGGACTGCTGTGCGGCGGTTTTAGACGTTTGCTTGTTGGCAGCACTGTCATGCGTGGGGGCGATGTCACGAAACACGATCATCTTCATCCCGCGTAGGGAAGTCGGCTCACGCAGCGCCTGTACGGTGATATCGACGCTCCGAATACCACCGCCGGGCGGTTGCACCTCAAGACCCTGCAACTGCAACGGTTCACTCTGGTTGTCAGCCTGGCGCAAGGCGCTGGCGATGGGGGTTCTCAGGCTGTCCCGCACCATGGCGTGGAAATTCCAGTTGGCTTTGCCAGCGGCAGGCTCCAGGTATTTCCCTGTTCGCCCACTGATGTAGACAATATCACCCTCGTCATTGATCACCACCGCGGCGGGGGCATAGACCTGTAACAATACCTGGTCGGCGGCTGCTTGCAGGTTGTCATGTGTCGGAGAGGATACATTGCTGGAGGGCACAGGAAGCTCCTTGGTCATCCAAGAAAGAGGGGGGAAGGACTTTACCGGCAATCGGAGGCCGCTGCTCTGGGTATTATTCTGCTGCAAGTAGAGTCGCAGCCTAGATTCAACGGGAGCAAACAGTTTAGTGAATCGGCCTACTGTTTCTGAGCTTCCGAGTACCAGTATGCCCCCGGGGCGCAGGCTGTAGTGAAACAGGGGGATGAGCTTGCGTTGCAAACTCTGATCGAAGTAGATCAACAGGTTGCGGCACGAAATCAGGTCGAGTCGGGTGAAAGGGGGGTCAAGCACTACATCCTGCTGGGCAAAAAGCACTCGGTCACGGATGTCGCTGTTGATTCGGTAGCCGTCGTCATGGGCGCTGAAAAAGCGAGCTAGACGCTCTGCCGAGACACTTTGGCTGATATCTGCCGGATAGCAGCCGCGGCGTGCGGTGGTAATGGCGTCCGGGCTCAGGTCGGAGGCGAAGATCTGCAGCGTGACGTTATGAGGTTGCGGCAGTTTGTCCATCGCCTCTGTGAAAATCATCGCGAGGGAGTAGGCTTCTTCGCCGGTTGAGCAGCCGATCACCCAGGCACGTAGATGGGATTCCCTGTCTGGTCGCGCCAGAAGCTTGGGCAGGGTGGACTCTGCTAGGTATTGCCAGACTTGGGCATCCCGGAAAAAGCTGGTTACCCCAATGAGCACTTCCTTGAACAGCAGGTCGATTTCATTGGGATTGCGTTGGAGATACTCGACGTATAACAGCAAGGTGGTGATGTTGTGTATCGCCATGCGCCGCTCTATACGACGCTGCAGAGTGCTGGTCTTGTAGTGTGAAAAGTCGTGGCGGGTCCGTTCCCTTAAGAGACGCGCAATTCGCTGCAAGGGAGTTGATGCCCGCTCGGTTTCCACCACAGGATCGTTAGCCACCTCTGGTTCCGGTATCTGGTCCAAGCAGGCGAGAAGGCGCGCAGGCAATTCGCTAGGTGGGGCGATGATATCGACACAGTTGGCAGCGATGGCGCTGTTGGGCATAGCATCGAATTGTGCCGTGTCTGGCTGTTGCACGGCCGTTAAGCCGCCTACCGCCTTGATTGCTTGCAGGCCCAAAGTGCCATCCGAGCCCATGCCGGACAACACCACGCCGATCGCCTGGTCTCCCTGGGCGCTTGCCAGGGACGAAAACAGCACATTGATGGGTAGACGCAACCCCCTGGGTTCCATCGGCTCCGCGAGGTTCAGTGAGCCGCCGACAATGCTGAGCTCCGTATTCGGCGGAATGACATACACGTAGCCAGCTTTGATGGGCATGCCCTGGATGGCTTCCCGTACCGGCATTAGGGTAGCCCGCTGGAGTAATTCCGGAAGCAGCGCTTTGTGAGTGGGATCGAGATGCTGCACGACCACATAGGCCATATGGCTGTGCGGCGAGACTCGAGATAGGAACTCTTCAAGCGGCGCTAAGCCACCGGCGGAGGCGCCAATACCTGTAATACGCAACGCCAGCGGGGGCATCGGTACATTGGCGGTGGGCAAGTCGGTCATGGTTTTAATCGGTTGACGGGGTTAATCCTCACAGGCGCACTCATAGCAGGCCAACAGAAGTTGGTCGGGGCTGCTTGGTGAAAGGTCAGCCTGGAACGTCAGGTGTCGGGAATCCTGTGTAGCACCATCCCTTTCGGTTACGCAGGAGTGCTTGGCGCCGCTTTGGGCGACGTGCTGAAGCAGGTCAAGCAGTGATTGTCGGTCTTGCGCTTTCAGAAAGGTGTCGATTCGCTTCCCTACCAGATGGTCCTGGCCTATGCCGAATAGCTCGGAGGCGATAAAGTTGGCTTTGATGATAACGCCTTCAAAATCAACAACAAAATAGGCAAGAGGCGCGGCGTCGTATAGTGCCCGGTATAGGTTGATGTCCTCAACGAGTGCCTGTTCATTGGTGGCAAGCTCTTCGTTTTGCAAGTCAAGCTCTACCTGATGCACCTGAAGTTCATGGAGAAGTTTGAGGGCATCGTTCGCTTTATCGGGATTACTGGAAAGCTGGTGTAGCAGACGCAAGGTATCAACACCTAACGACCAGTGGCCCGAAGGCGGTGTCGTGCCCGCCTGCAACTGCGCTATCGCCTTGTCTCGCAGCTTTGCGTGGGTTGTGGCTTCAACGCTTGATGTGGGCATACTATTCTCCAAGATTATTCTCTGGATATAACAATCCACTGTAGCTTACTGCGCCAGAGATTAGTATGAAGATCCAGGTTGTCCTCGTGATCTGCACAATGCTTCTATGGAGCTAGGTCGAGAGCCATTCTGGGTCGAAAACCTACCCAAGCCACTTTTGCTCCATCAGCAATGGGCGTCAGCGAGGACTCAGGTATAAGGGGAAGCCCAGCTCTGCTGCCAGTTCAAGTTTAGAAGCAGTCGCTAGGAGGCAGCACCCGATTGCAAATTGAAGTAACGGTAATCTTGAATCTCCCTTTCTTCAGACTTCAAATAAGCATTCGCAGTAAATCCGACAGGGATTATTCCTGTCGTCATGACGGCGCTTGAGAGGCATATGTTCTTAAAATTATTGCTCTGGGTTATTCGTTTACTGACACTACTTTTGATTGTGGTGAGCATACTCCCTGAGATGCCCAGCGGTCAGTGGTGGGTCAGGCTATGGGAGTTTCCTCGGCTACAGTTGACATTGGCTTTGGCTGTGCCGCTGCTGCTGCTGGCATTGCATATATGGCTGAAAAGGCCTCGAAAAGAACATGCCGTGTTGTTAGTGTTAATCCTCGCGATAGGAGGGTGGCAGCTGTTACATATCTTGCCGTTTACGCCGGTCTGGTCGAACGAAGTGCCAACTGCCGACGCTCAAACACTCGAGGATCAGTCAACTTTTAAAGTTCTGACCGCTAATGTTTCCTATTCAAATGACAGCTACTCCGAAGTAGTGGCGTTGGTCCAGCGCGAGGATCCTGACCTCTTGCTGTTAATCGAAGTTAATAACGAGTGGGATGAGGGCTTGGCGCCGTTGACTGAACACTACGAGTATCGAGTAGGTGAGGTTCGTGGGGAGGGATTGGGGATCGTGCTCTGGTCGCGGTTCCCATTGCTAGAGCAAGAAGTGAAGCACCTCGTTTCCGAACGCAGGCCATCAATCTTTGCGACTCTGGATATTCCCGGCATAGGACCCATACGCTACGTTGGTACTCACCCAGTCCCACCGGGGTTGGAAGATCGTATCACACACAATGACGAGACCTCTGAGCGCCGAGACAGCCGGGTTCGCGATGCAGAATTGATGCTCATTGCCCGACATGTCCAACGAGACCCAGACAATCGCTGGATCGTTACTGGTGACTTCAATGACGTCGCGTGGTCCGATACTACCCGGCTGTTCGCCGACCTGAGCGATCTTAAAGATCCACGGCACGGAAGGCGATTGCTGAGCACTTACCACGCTGAGCGACCATTTTGGCGCTATCCGATTGATCACCTGTTTGTATCTGACGGTTTTCATCTCATCGATCTGGACCGAGTAAGACTTAAGGGCTCAGACCACTTCGCGATTACTACGACGCTGACTGCCGCTAGAAAGGATCAAGCGAACCCTGAGGCTTCTGAGGAGGAACATCAGACGGCTCAGGAACTGGTCGAGGAAGGTACTGAAGATGCTAGCGAGCATGATGTTAGCGATTAAAAGAGACTGGCCTATAGATGACCAGCAATAGTCGTTCTTAACGAGCGGCACAATAAAAGCTAAATAAAATTCGAATTTTTGTTTTTTCAATCCAAGCGAACCCTCGCCGCCACCTCCGATTAATACCGAGCGTTATTCATGTTGCCATTTGATCTGAAACTCTATTTCTTCTTCATCATCTGACCGCTCGTGTTCGATGGTGAACGCTGCTCGGACGGGGACGTAGATACGCTCGCCCGCAATCTGAATATCGAAACGTTCCCCGTTCTCGATGGAGTCTGCCAGCCGCCGTAGCTTGGCCACAAAGTCAGCCTTCGAGTAGCCCTTTTCTACATCTCTTTCGTCTTTAGCGCTCATTGAACTCTCCTTGACAGTCGTTAATGCCAGTACCTGTGGGCAATTGGCTTGAATTCCAGCATAGCAGACCATACGTAAACCATACTCTGCGACGGCAAACGCGGCTGCGCTGAAACGACTCCAGGGCCTCTGGGACGTTCGACGCCTGACGCTAAGGTCTAAGCTTCGCTCCACTTTTGGCAGTTGTAAGGATCTACCACCATGACGCACGCGACAATTCTGCAGCAAGGAACTATCCACTGCTTTCCCGCTGGGTTGCGCGATGAGCAAGGAAAGCTGGTCAATGCCGAGGTATCCGCAGTGCTCTATGATGGCAAGCGGCTGATTATGGCCAGTGACAAGCCAGTCCCCGGCGAGGAACGCTCGGCGGTGTTCGGCATGCCGATGACCGAGCAAGGTCCCGATGACAGCCAACTGGAATATTTTACAACGCCGCTGATCAAACAGGCTGTCAAGTACGAGGATTTATCCCTCACGGCGGATGGCCGTTACGTACTGGCAACCACAGGCTTTGATCGAATCGACAATGAAAGTCATGCCCTTAACGACTATAACCATTTGCTGATTTGGCCGCTGGGCAAACCTGAAAAAGTGCAGGCAGTAGACCCCGATCCGCGGGATGGCGTTGAGGGTTCCTTGGAGCTTCGCACCAAGCTCGACGAAGCGGTTGGCTTTCCTTATTACAAAGTGGAGGGGCTCGCCGCGGTGCCTGGAGAGCGCGGCGATGGCCTGTTGCTGTTCGGTATCCGCGAACAGGGGCGGGCGCATGATGACTTCACTTATGTAAGCCGCATCGTGGGCGCTCATTACCAAATTAGCGAGAGTGGCAACCTGGTGTTTATCGATAAAATGCGCGAACACTATGCCTTTGATCCCGGCAATCACCCGGCGGTTCGTTATGACTGCGGTTTATCAAGCTTGGAGTATGATCCTTACCATGCCCGCCTTTACCTGCTTAACAGCTTTGAGGTTAAGGAAGCCGGGGCAGAACGTATTGGTGGTTACCTGTGGGAGGTCAGCCTTGGCGATTTTCGAGCGGGCAGCAGTCCAGCACTTGTGACCACGCCTGAAGGACTACCCTTAGAGTTCGAGCACAAGGCTGAGGGGCTTGCCGTGCTGGATCATGATCGACTGTTTGTTGCTTACGACAACGATCGCCATCTCGGGTTAGGCAGCGTCGATGAGCGTGATGAACGACACGCCTGTGAGGCGCCCTATACCCTATTGAAGGTTACCTGACCCTTGGCGAGGCCGTTGATGCGTCTGCGATTCCCGTTACACCTGCTGATCATATTGCAGCTGGCACTTTTGGCTGGCTGCGAGGAGACGCCAACAGGGCGTTCCCAGCTGGCACTAGTGCCCGAAAACCTGATGACGCAGATGGGTGAGGATTCATTCGACCAGTTGCTGAATCGACAGCCGGTGTCACGCGATGCGCAGGCGAATCAACTGGTGCAATGTGTGGCTGAGAAAGTGGTGGCCGCCGCTGAGGCAAGCTACCCAGGGCTTGCTTTCCCTGAACGCTGGGAAGTGGTCGTCTTTGAGGATTCCTCTCCCAACGCTTTCGCTCTCCCCGGGGGGCGCATCGGTGTGCATACTGGTCTATTGCGGGTGGCCGAGACACCTGCGCAGCTAGCGGCGGTTATCGGGCACGAGGTAGGCCATGTCCTGGCTGACCATGGTAATGAGCGACTTACCCAACAACTCGGTATCAAGGCCGGGCTTTTGGTCGTGGGATTATTGGGGGAGGGCGAGCTGGGGCATCAGCAGTTGATGCAGGCTTTGGGTATCGGCGCCCAAGTCGGCATTAGTCTGCCGTTCAGTCGCACCCATGAGGAAGAGGCCGACTTAATGGGGTTAGCCATCATGGCCCGTGCGGGATTCGATCCACAACAGAGCGTGGTGCTGTGGCGCAACATGGCCGCTGCTGGGGGAGGTCAGCCTCCCGAGTTTCTGTCGACTCACCCCACCCATGAATCTCGTATCAATTTGCTCCAAACGTCCATGGAGCAAGCGCTGGCAACTTACCAGAATGCCTCGCCCGCAGACTGCTCCACATCCTAACAAGCCGAGTTATCTACATTGCCACTGGCAACAATAGCAACCATAGAGGAGAAATCGTGATTTTACCGATTCTGGCCATCGTCCTGGGGTTTGTCCTGCTCCTGTGGAGCGCTGACCGCTTCATCGATGGTGCCTCGGCGATGGCCGGGCATATCGGGTTACCCTCGCTGGTGATCGGCATGGTTATCGTCGGGTTTGGCACGTCGGCACCTGAGATCGTCGTGTCCATCATGGCGGCCCTGGATGGAAATCCCGAACTGGCCCTCGGCAATGCGCTAGGTTCCAATATCTACAACGTTGGCCTCATCATCGGAGTGACGGCATTGATTGTGCCGATCGCCGTGCATTCGACGATCATCCGCCGTGAGTTGCCGTTGCTATTGCTGTTTGGAGCCGTGGCAGGGGCATTTTTCTGGAACGACCAACTTGGCCGATTAGAATCGCTGTTGTTACTGCTGGGGTTTTTCGGCCTGATGGCCTGGACGACCTGGGCAGCACTGCGTGGCAGGGGTGACCCATTAGCCGCAGAGACGGAACAGGAGCACGCGTCGCATGCCATGACGCTTGGCCGAGCCATCCTGTGGCTCCTGGTCGGTCTAGCGCTGCTGCTGGTGAGCTCGCGGATGCTGGTCTGGGGTGCCGTCTCCGTGGCAAGTGCTTTGGGTGTCAGTGATCTCATCATCGGACTCACGATCGTGGCGCTCGGCACCTCGCTGCCGGAGTTGGCATCGTCGATCGCCGCGGTTCGCAAGGGGGAGCACGATATTGCCATTGGCAATGTCGTTGGCTCCTGCATGTTCAACCTATTGGCGGTGGTAGGCATCGCCGGTGTCATCGCACCAATGGAGGCGCTTTCAGCGGAGGTCATGCTCCGAGACTGGCCGGTGATGATGGCCATGGTAGTAGGCCTGTTTATCATGGGCTACGGCATTCGCGGCAAGGGGCGGATCAATCGTATCGAGGCGAGCCTGCTATTGCTGGGGTTAGTGGTCTACAACGGCTGGCTGGTCAACACTGTGCTGACAGTCTGATCGAGTCGAATACCCGTTATGGTGAGCTTGGTTCTGTTAATGGTGGCAATGCCGAAAACTCAGCAGTTCTGCGCACAGCATCGATATCGTCCTGAAGCGACATAACGCTTTCTGAGCGGGCCAATGCCATTCTTGAGTGCTTTTTGGCGGCTGCAGCCATTGTCTGGTCATCTCCCTGAGCCAAAACAAAGAGAGCTTTCTGCAATCTGATCGAAACCTCGATTATACCCGCACCGTCACGGGCTATGGGCGTAAAAGCGTCGTCGAATAGGTCGTCGATCATCAGTTCTGGCACTGATATACGGTCGTAGGTAATCGCCTGTAATTGATTTTTCTCAACGGGAGATTGCCAAAGGGTAAAAAGCCGCACGAACGTGCCAATGACATTGATCGCTGTTCCCGGGTCATTGATGCCCGGCGACAGTGCCTTGTCGGCAATTTCGGACAATGCAATAAGCCCGAATCGGGGGTCATCTTCAAAGGTGCGGCTTGAGCTAATCGTGAAGGCACTAGCAAAAGCCTCTGTTTCGAATGCTTTACCTTCTTCAATGTCCCCCTCAACAAGTAGCAGCGGAAGTCGTGTATGTACAAAGGTACCTGGCAGTGCCGCTACTGTTACGTGGCAATCGTGCGCTTCAGCACAGGATTGTAACGTCTCCAGGTCGATATGCTGAACATAGCCAACCGTTGAAGAACAAATGGGAGCGCCCTTGTCAGCGGCCTGATATGGAGAGGCTGTCAGAGCCCCCAGCGTGGGAGCATGCCGGCGACGCTCCAGTGCGTCGCCAGCTGCCTTCTCCGCTTTCTCAATAGTATTCACCACTCTGCCCAGTCGGGCAATTCTGTCCACCCAGCGAACGAATGTGATGATGACAATGGCAAACACCAAAAGGGTCAGTGCAAAGATCGCAAACCTGCCTGCAGCATCAAACATGTCATTCTTAACGGTGATCAGCGAAACAATACTGAAGATGAAGGCGCCGATAAACGCGGACAACGCGTTCTGGGTAACGTCGTCAGCAATCACCAGCGGTATGGAGCGGGGGGTTGCCCCGGTGCTGGCAGATGCATAAGCAGCAACCATGGAACCGACGGCAAATGTCGCGATAACCAGCATGCTCGATGCCATGATGGTCAGGAGCGATTCAACAGAATCTAAAGTGATGTCGGGCACCACTCTAGAAAGCCCTATATTGTCGGCGAGCATGGCGATGAATGTACCACCAATAGAAAGCACGCAAAGCAGCAGTGGCTTGACCCATAGATGCTCGTTAATCCGACTAAAAGCAAAGCGAAGCCTGTCCATGGTGAATAGCTTTGATTGAGCCATGAATCCATCCTCTGTGGTTAGGCTCAGAATCCTGAGGCCAGCTTATGAAAATCTTAGGGTCTATTGCATCCACCGAGCTAACGGCCGGACGTATTTCATCTTCGTTCTTCCACGCCTGCACCCACCAGGACGGCCACCCAAAAATGCCGAAGTGAATCAACATTTGGAGAGTGTGCGCTTTCCCGAGATGCGCAGGAATACAACGAGCGCCGCGTAAGCCAGTATCAGCCGCGTTTTAAAAAGTGCATTCCACCGGCTAGATATGCAAGGATTATCCTTCATGGCATGCAGTTCGCGCTCGTATCCCTTAGGCTCGTTATGGTGGGTATTCGGGAGTTTATCAATGCAGCTTGATATGTGGTTAATCTATTTTGTTAGTTGTGTGGGCCTGTCGTTGTCGCCCGGCCCCAATGGGCTTCTTGCGCTGACGCATGGAGTGCTTCACGGAAGTCGC
This window of the Halomonas sp. SH5A2 genome carries:
- a CDS encoding DUF2254 domain-containing protein, coding for MAQSKLFTMDRLRFAFSRINEHLWVKPLLLCVLSIGGTFIAMLADNIGLSRVVPDITLDSVESLLTIMASSMLVIATFAVGSMVAAYASASTGATPRSIPLVIADDVTQNALSAFIGAFIFSIVSLITVKNDMFDAAGRFAIFALTLLVFAIVIITFVRWVDRIARLGRVVNTIEKAEKAAGDALERRRHAPTLGALTASPYQAADKGAPICSSTVGYVQHIDLETLQSCAEAHDCHVTVAALPGTFVHTRLPLLLVEGDIEEGKAFETEAFASAFTISSSRTFEDDPRFGLIALSEIADKALSPGINDPGTAINVIGTFVRLFTLWQSPVEKNQLQAITYDRISVPELMIDDLFDDAFTPIARDGAGIIEVSIRLQKALFVLAQGDDQTMAAAAKKHSRMALARSESVMSLQDDIDAVRRTAEFSALPPLTEPSSP
- a CDS encoding amphi-Trp domain-containing protein, which gives rise to MSAKDERDVEKGYSKADFVAKLRRLADSIENGERFDIQIAGERIYVPVRAAFTIEHERSDDEEEIEFQIKWQHE
- a CDS encoding M48 family metallopeptidase; this encodes MRLRFPLHLLIILQLALLAGCEETPTGRSQLALVPENLMTQMGEDSFDQLLNRQPVSRDAQANQLVQCVAEKVVAAAEASYPGLAFPERWEVVVFEDSSPNAFALPGGRIGVHTGLLRVAETPAQLAAVIGHEVGHVLADHGNERLTQQLGIKAGLLVVGLLGEGELGHQQLMQALGIGAQVGISLPFSRTHEEEADLMGLAIMARAGFDPQQSVVLWRNMAAAGGGQPPEFLSTHPTHESRINLLQTSMEQALATYQNASPADCSTS
- a CDS encoding endonuclease/exonuclease/phosphatase family protein → MTALERHMFLKLLLWVIRLLTLLLIVVSILPEMPSGQWWVRLWEFPRLQLTLALAVPLLLLALHIWLKRPRKEHAVLLVLILAIGGWQLLHILPFTPVWSNEVPTADAQTLEDQSTFKVLTANVSYSNDSYSEVVALVQREDPDLLLLIEVNNEWDEGLAPLTEHYEYRVGEVRGEGLGIVLWSRFPLLEQEVKHLVSERRPSIFATLDIPGIGPIRYVGTHPVPPGLEDRITHNDETSERRDSRVRDAELMLIARHVQRDPDNRWIVTGDFNDVAWSDTTRLFADLSDLKDPRHGRRLLSTYHAERPFWRYPIDHLFVSDGFHLIDLDRVRLKGSDHFAITTTLTAARKDQANPEASEEEHQTAQELVEEGTEDASEHDVSD
- a CDS encoding calcium/sodium antiporter, which encodes MILPILAIVLGFVLLLWSADRFIDGASAMAGHIGLPSLVIGMVIVGFGTSAPEIVVSIMAALDGNPELALGNALGSNIYNVGLIIGVTALIVPIAVHSTIIRRELPLLLLFGAVAGAFFWNDQLGRLESLLLLLGFFGLMAWTTWAALRGRGDPLAAETEQEHASHAMTLGRAILWLLVGLALLLVSSRMLVWGAVSVASALGVSDLIIGLTIVALGTSLPELASSIAAVRKGEHDIAIGNVVGSCMFNLLAVVGIAGVIAPMEALSAEVMLRDWPVMMAMVVGLFIMGYGIRGKGRINRIEASLLLLGLVVYNGWLVNTVLTV